A DNA window from Thalassospiraceae bacterium LMO-JJ14 contains the following coding sequences:
- a CDS encoding urease accessory protein UreE translates to MLRATDIKRKGTWDGIAVDTVVLGYDDRYRRRMAMTGTGGLGFVLDMASASVLADGDALVLTDGRLVAVKAAAEPLLEITCADPVHLARVAWHLGNRHLPTEIDGTRILIREDHVIADMVRGLGADVKRVDAPFTPEGGAYSGGGHHHHHHDDEDSDGHGHHHAGHHHG, encoded by the coding sequence ATGCTGCGCGCCACCGACATCAAACGCAAAGGTACCTGGGACGGCATCGCCGTGGATACCGTGGTGCTCGGCTATGACGACCGTTATCGCCGGCGCATGGCGATGACCGGCACCGGCGGGTTGGGCTTCGTGCTCGACATGGCAAGCGCCAGCGTTCTCGCCGACGGCGATGCGCTGGTCCTCACGGACGGACGGCTGGTTGCGGTCAAGGCCGCCGCCGAGCCGTTGTTGGAAATCACCTGTGCCGACCCGGTGCATCTGGCCCGTGTCGCCTGGCATCTCGGCAACCGGCATCTGCCGACCGAAATCGACGGGACGCGTATCCTGATCCGCGAAGATCACGTCATTGCCGACATGGTGCGCGGGCTGGGCGCCGACGTGAAGCGTGTAGACGCACCCTTCACGCCGGAAGGCGGCGCGTATTCGGGCGGTGGACATCACCATCATCACCACGACGACGAGGACAGCGACGGGCACGGTCATCATCACGCAGGACACCATCATGGATAA
- a CDS encoding urease accessory protein UreF: MNNSGLYRLMAWLSPSYPVGAFAYSHGIEWAIEDGRIRDEATLAHWIGGIVRFGAGWSDAVLFSETYACDGDAAALGALNAFAVALAPSSERHLETTAQGTAFLKATRDAWPWDGVEDIKASLGAEIAYPLAVAAAAHGHGIDKAPAIHAYLHGFAANLVSAGVRLIPLGQSAGQRVLAGLEGVIDETAAAALEATLDDVGGIAVLSDIAAMQHETQYTRLFRS; encoded by the coding sequence ATGAATAATTCCGGTCTTTATCGCCTGATGGCGTGGCTGTCGCCGAGCTATCCGGTCGGTGCCTTTGCCTATTCGCACGGCATCGAGTGGGCGATCGAGGACGGCCGCATCCGCGACGAAGCTACCCTCGCCCATTGGATCGGCGGCATCGTCCGCTTTGGCGCCGGGTGGAGCGACGCCGTACTGTTTTCGGAGACGTATGCCTGTGACGGCGATGCCGCGGCACTCGGTGCGTTGAACGCGTTCGCCGTCGCGCTCGCGCCGTCGTCGGAACGGCATCTGGAAACGACGGCGCAGGGCACCGCGTTCCTCAAGGCCACAAGGGACGCCTGGCCATGGGACGGCGTCGAGGACATCAAGGCCTCGCTCGGTGCCGAAATCGCCTATCCGCTCGCTGTCGCCGCCGCCGCGCACGGACACGGTATCGACAAGGCACCGGCGATCCATGCCTACCTGCACGGCTTCGCCGCCAATCTGGTATCGGCGGGCGTGCGGCTGATCCCGCTCGGTCAAAGCGCCGGACAGCGCGTGCTGGCCGGATTGGAGGGCGTCATCGACGAAACTGCGGCTGCAGCCCTGGAAGCCACGCTCGACGACGTCGGCGGCATCGCGGTGCTTAGCGATATCGCCGCCATGCAACACGAAACCCAATACACGAGGTTATTCAGATCATGA
- the ureG gene encoding urease accessory protein UreG gives MSSSHNGPLRVGIGGPVGSGKTALMERLCQTFRDVYDICAITNDIYTKEDALILNRAGALPEERIMGVETGGCPHTAIREDASINLAAIDTMNAKFPNLDLILIESGGDNLAATFSPELADITIYVIDVSAGEKIPRKGGPGITRSDLLVINKTDLAPLVGASLEVMDSDTKRMRADRPYVFTNMKTRDGVDTIADFIVAAGGLGPVSLDKPLSQTQ, from the coding sequence ATGAGTTCTTCGCATAACGGACCTTTGCGGGTCGGAATCGGCGGGCCGGTCGGCTCGGGCAAGACGGCATTGATGGAGCGGTTATGCCAGACCTTCCGCGACGTCTATGACATCTGCGCCATTACCAACGATATCTATACCAAGGAAGACGCGCTGATCCTCAACCGCGCCGGCGCGCTGCCGGAGGAACGCATCATGGGCGTCGAAACCGGCGGCTGTCCGCACACCGCAATCCGCGAAGATGCGTCGATCAACCTTGCCGCTATCGACACCATGAATGCCAAGTTCCCGAACCTGGACCTGATCCTGATCGAAAGCGGCGGCGACAACCTGGCGGCGACCTTCTCGCCGGAGTTGGCCGATATCACGATTTATGTGATCGATGTATCGGCGGGCGAAAAAATCCCCCGCAAAGGCGGCCCCGGCATCACGCGCTCCGACCTTCTGGTCATCAACAAGACCGACCTGGCGCCGTTGGTCGGCGCCTCGCTCGAAGTCATGGACAGCGACACCAAGCGCATGCGGGCAGACCGGCCCTATGTCTTCACCAACATGAAGACCCGCGACGGCGTCGACACCATCGCCGATTTCATCGTCGCCGCCGGCGGGCTCGGCCCGGTTTCCCTGGATAAGCCGCTATCTCAAACGCAATAA
- a CDS encoding LLM class flavin-dependent oxidoreductase, which translates to MSGKVKFGIRLAVQGEMGATSAGFTYALEMAQIAEDLGFDSVWIPDHVENAHLDRSKPILEYWTAMSAIGALTKRVRLGGHSINNTFRHPGLTAKIVCTLDEITGGRVILAPGSGWFATEAKSYGFTEWSDDGLTRIARLDECLSIIRGLITNEEPEGFSFSGEFYNLKDAFCNPKPPQKPYPPIWIAGDSPPTQELMVKHGDVWFMYSKAPAIVAELIKGMKEKLTDRAWETAISTVGLTGTSEAETLKWAEMYAEERKHRFPIPPTVDDILQSNLYGDVGQVCGRIDEWIDAGVTNIVIQPMPPMDGMRFFGEKIIHRYS; encoded by the coding sequence ATGAGCGGCAAGGTCAAATTCGGTATCCGTCTGGCGGTACAGGGCGAAATGGGCGCGACGTCGGCGGGCTTCACGTATGCCCTTGAAATGGCGCAAATCGCCGAGGATCTGGGATTCGATTCCGTGTGGATTCCCGATCACGTCGAAAATGCGCATCTCGACCGTTCCAAGCCGATCCTCGAATACTGGACCGCGATGTCGGCCATCGGCGCGCTGACCAAGCGGGTTCGGCTCGGCGGGCATTCCATCAACAACACCTTCCGCCATCCGGGTCTGACGGCGAAGATCGTCTGCACGCTCGATGAAATCACCGGCGGCCGGGTGATTTTGGCTCCCGGTTCCGGCTGGTTCGCAACCGAGGCAAAATCCTACGGCTTTACGGAATGGTCGGACGATGGCCTGACGCGGATCGCACGTCTCGATGAATGCCTCTCGATCATTCGCGGCTTGATCACGAACGAAGAACCGGAAGGATTCAGTTTTTCGGGCGAGTTCTATAACCTGAAGGATGCTTTCTGTAACCCGAAGCCCCCGCAGAAACCCTATCCGCCGATCTGGATCGCGGGCGATTCGCCACCGACGCAGGAACTCATGGTCAAACATGGCGACGTCTGGTTCATGTACTCGAAGGCGCCGGCGATTGTCGCGGAACTCATCAAGGGTATGAAGGAGAAATTGACGGACCGGGCCTGGGAAACCGCGATCTCGACCGTCGGGTTGACGGGAACAAGCGAAGCGGAAACCCTGAAATGGGCCGAGATGTACGCGGAAGAGCGCAAACACCGTTTTCCGATTCCGCCGACCGTCGATGATATTCTGCAATCCAACCTGTATGGCGATGTCGGGCAGGTCTGCGGCCGGATCGATGAATGGATCGATGCCGGCGTCACCAACATCGTCATTCAACCGATGCCGCCGATGGACGGGATGCGGTTCTTCGGCGAGAAAATCATTCACCGCTATAGTTGA
- a CDS encoding NAD(P)-dependent oxidoreductase, with protein sequence MTYKIHVEGPIHAHGRAMLEARSDIDFEVHEKLAPDEIKDALRDADGMILRLSPLTADMIETAASLKIVSRYGVGYDHVDVQALSKRGVPLAICGDALSSSVAEHTLLLMLGVSRRIAILDRNSRNRDYAERYTIPGHDIFEKTVLLIGLGKIGLETAKRCRAFGMRVIVAGRESSRVRAREHGYEFVDDFHDALGEADYISLHLPGQEELVVLGAAEFQAMKPGAYVINTARGSLIDEDALYHALTAGTLGGAGLDVTVNEPPLADCPLLGLDNVLFTPHNAALTEETGLRVSDVCVRNLFDGLDGKLDASCVVNPETL encoded by the coding sequence ATGACTTATAAAATCCACGTCGAAGGGCCGATCCACGCGCATGGGCGCGCCATGCTGGAGGCGCGGTCGGACATCGACTTCGAGGTACACGAGAAGCTCGCGCCGGACGAGATCAAGGATGCGCTCAGGGACGCGGATGGCATGATCCTGCGCCTGTCGCCGCTCACCGCGGACATGATCGAAACCGCAGCCAGTCTGAAAATCGTGTCGCGCTATGGCGTTGGCTACGACCATGTCGATGTCCAGGCCTTGAGCAAGCGCGGGGTTCCTCTGGCCATATGCGGCGATGCGCTGTCGTCATCGGTGGCCGAACACACGCTGCTTTTGATGCTGGGCGTCTCGCGCCGGATCGCCATCCTGGACCGCAATTCGCGCAACAGGGATTACGCCGAGCGCTATACCATCCCCGGCCACGATATCTTCGAAAAGACCGTTCTGCTGATCGGTCTGGGAAAGATCGGGTTGGAAACGGCGAAGCGATGCCGGGCGTTCGGCATGCGGGTCATCGTCGCAGGCCGTGAAAGCTCCCGCGTCCGCGCGCGCGAACACGGCTATGAATTCGTCGACGATTTCCACGACGCCCTCGGCGAGGCGGATTACATCAGCCTGCATCTGCCGGGCCAGGAAGAACTGGTCGTTCTGGGCGCCGCCGAGTTCCAGGCGATGAAGCCCGGCGCCTATGTCATCAATACCGCGCGCGGATCGCTGATCGACGAGGATGCGCTTTATCATGCCCTGACGGCGGGCACGCTCGGCGGTGCCGGGCTCGATGTCACCGTAAACGAACCGCCGCTGGCGGATTGTCCGCTGCTGGGGCTGGATAACGTTTTGTTCACGCCGCACAACGCGGCACTGACCGAAGAAACCGGCCTGCGCGTCAGCGATGTCTGTGTGCGGAATCTGTTCGATGGCCTCGACGGCAAGCTGGATGCAAGCTGTGTCGTCAATCCGGAAACCCTTTGA
- a CDS encoding D-amino acid dehydrogenase yields the protein MPRIAVIGAGVTGITTAYQLLKNGHEVCVFDAHDSAAMETSFANGGQISVSNAEVWNNWPSIRKALGAAFDRNAPIRIHPLPDWHKISWFAAFLTAGFHHRRNTAELAAMAMHGRRALREIAAREKIAFDMNESGLLHVYKTQEQFADAAKANVLLTQSGLKRYAVTKDEIKSIEPALRGDFYAGLFSPDDFAGDVHLFTRGLFDVCRTLGMRACLEHDVLALEADSDRIHVHHRNVTAPANDRPAVAVFDKIVVCAGVGSRRLARMLGDRVNVYPVKGYSLSVDIDLSDAPDAAPRVCLLDEAAKIVTSRLANRLRIAGLAEFNGADKTIDARRIGILSHWCRARFPDLAQENTTPWAGLRPMMPRMVPHIGRGRLPGVYYNTGHGHLGWTLSAGTAQRIAEIIDADAP from the coding sequence ATGCCCCGAATAGCCGTCATCGGCGCCGGTGTGACCGGCATTACGACCGCCTATCAGCTTTTGAAAAACGGCCATGAGGTGTGTGTTTTCGATGCTCATGACAGCGCAGCGATGGAAACGTCCTTCGCCAATGGCGGCCAAATTTCCGTCTCCAATGCCGAAGTCTGGAATAATTGGCCTTCCATCCGCAAGGCCTTGGGCGCGGCATTCGACCGCAACGCGCCGATCCGCATCCACCCCCTGCCCGATTGGCACAAAATCAGCTGGTTTGCCGCCTTCCTGACTGCCGGTTTTCATCACCGCCGCAATACCGCCGAACTGGCGGCCATGGCCATGCACGGCCGGCGCGCCCTGCGTGAGATCGCGGCGCGGGAGAAAATCGCCTTCGACATGAATGAAAGCGGCCTGCTGCACGTTTATAAGACGCAAGAACAGTTTGCTGACGCCGCCAAGGCCAATGTGTTGCTGACGCAATCAGGCCTCAAACGCTACGCCGTCACAAAAGACGAAATAAAATCCATCGAACCCGCGCTACGAGGCGATTTTTATGCCGGATTGTTCTCACCCGACGATTTTGCCGGCGACGTTCACCTTTTCACCCGGGGCCTTTTCGATGTCTGCCGCACCCTCGGGATGCGCGCCTGTCTGGAGCATGACGTTCTGGCCCTTGAAGCGGACAGCGACCGCATTCATGTCCACCATCGCAATGTTACGGCACCGGCAAACGACCGGCCCGCCGTTGCGGTCTTCGACAAAATCGTCGTCTGTGCCGGTGTCGGATCGCGCAGACTGGCCCGCATGTTGGGCGATCGCGTCAATGTCTATCCGGTCAAGGGGTATTCCCTGAGCGTCGATATCGATCTGTCCGATGCGCCGGACGCAGCCCCCCGTGTCTGCCTGCTGGATGAAGCCGCAAAGATCGTCACCAGCAGGCTCGCCAACCGGTTGCGCATTGCCGGACTGGCGGAATTCAACGGCGCCGACAAAACCATCGATGCGCGGCGGATCGGCATTCTGTCGCATTGGTGCCGGGCGCGTTTCCCGGACTTAGCACAGGAAAACACCACCCCCTGGGCCGGTCTGCGGCCGATGATGCCCAGAATGGTGCCCCATATCGGGCGTGGCAGATTGCCAGGCGTCTATTACAACACCGGGCACGGACATCTGGGCTGGACCCTGTCGGCCGGAACGGCGCAGCGCATTGCCGAAATCATTGACGCGGACGCCCCTTAG
- a CDS encoding DEAD/DEAH box helicase, translating into MQLRNWQQKIIDDFPTITANYKRFILKAPTGAGKTVLARQIIDQFYADKKVIVLCHRLVLLDQLQLALGESRRVRTLAVSEKGTAFDDYDILLSTSMRAKDVLDDAIPKADLIIVDEAHRVSPNGRGYRRIIEKFYQEGKREAHFMGLTASPERRTGDQRDQLSLAFDAIIDCADIQELISEGILVQPEYRPHFVHDLDLDDIDVSAGEYPVSRLTDEIIKSSMLDYAMHAYQEERAAIGTLPISAWFCPDIRVAEITRDRIESSGITAAIITAGTPLKERRRILAGHDCGDIEALVSVGVLTEGWDNPECNIIVHMRPTLSKVLWGQSVGRGLRSSPGKTKCVVIDVSSNWTTFGPVEKLKWTLWSPPRSFLQYKNRFNWIGQQQDDEEESETYLLCKNDIARGRPCSHIYKKNETEGDACPVCGTYSAVDIYKERRLDLTINDNKLHKIFFTKVPEIYDGLNISVWNSLGDSAWRTATRQEIAYLLFCDAFVRASAETAASEGEYWEATLQTEAEMRADILERGYSVDKQMEFDLGWIADGLETRREVRTLQANYGVAIVGPVLNAVSRSESETKYQRAVKITERLVTLGCTVNDDLPYFKAQP; encoded by the coding sequence ATGCAGCTCCGCAATTGGCAGCAGAAGATCATCGACGATTTTCCGACGATCACGGCCAACTACAAACGGTTTATTCTGAAAGCGCCGACCGGTGCGGGTAAAACCGTGCTCGCCCGGCAGATCATCGATCAGTTTTACGCCGACAAGAAAGTTATCGTGCTCTGCCATCGGCTGGTGCTGCTGGACCAGCTGCAATTGGCATTGGGCGAAAGCCGGCGGGTCCGCACGCTGGCCGTCTCTGAAAAGGGAACGGCTTTCGACGACTACGATATCCTTCTGTCCACCAGCATGCGCGCGAAGGATGTCCTTGATGATGCGATACCCAAAGCGGACCTGATTATCGTCGACGAGGCGCACCGTGTATCGCCGAACGGCCGAGGATACCGGCGGATCATCGAGAAGTTCTATCAGGAAGGTAAGCGGGAAGCTCATTTCATGGGGCTGACCGCCTCGCCGGAACGCCGTACGGGCGATCAGCGCGATCAGTTGAGCCTGGCGTTCGATGCGATCATCGACTGTGCGGATATCCAGGAACTGATATCCGAAGGCATTCTTGTCCAGCCGGAATACCGCCCGCACTTCGTCCACGATCTGGATCTGGACGATATCGACGTCAGCGCAGGCGAGTATCCGGTCTCGCGGCTGACCGATGAGATCATCAAGTCATCCATGCTCGATTACGCCATGCATGCTTATCAGGAAGAGCGGGCGGCAATTGGTACATTGCCGATTTCCGCCTGGTTCTGCCCCGATATCCGCGTTGCCGAAATCACCCGCGACAGGATCGAAAGCTCCGGCATCACCGCGGCGATCATCACGGCCGGGACACCGTTGAAGGAACGCCGGCGTATTCTCGCCGGGCATGACTGCGGTGATATTGAAGCGCTGGTTTCAGTCGGGGTGCTGACGGAAGGCTGGGACAATCCCGAGTGCAATATCATCGTACATATGCGGCCGACGTTGTCGAAAGTGTTGTGGGGGCAGTCGGTCGGTCGTGGATTGCGCTCTTCGCCAGGCAAAACGAAATGCGTCGTCATCGACGTCAGCTCGAACTGGACGACGTTCGGGCCGGTGGAAAAGCTGAAGTGGACCCTGTGGTCGCCGCCAAGATCGTTTTTGCAGTATAAGAACCGCTTTAACTGGATCGGACAGCAACAGGACGATGAAGAAGAGTCGGAGACCTATCTGCTGTGCAAGAACGATATCGCGCGTGGCCGGCCTTGTTCGCATATTTATAAAAAGAACGAGACTGAAGGCGATGCCTGCCCCGTATGCGGGACGTACTCGGCGGTGGATATCTATAAGGAGCGCAGGCTCGATCTGACGATCAACGACAACAAGCTGCATAAAATCTTCTTCACCAAGGTGCCTGAAATTTATGACGGGCTGAATATCTCGGTCTGGAACAGTCTCGGTGACAGTGCATGGCGCACGGCGACGCGCCAGGAAATCGCTTATCTGCTGTTTTGCGATGCCTTTGTACGGGCCTCGGCCGAGACGGCGGCGTCTGAAGGCGAGTACTGGGAGGCAACGTTGCAGACAGAAGCCGAGATGCGGGCCGATATTCTTGAACGCGGCTACAGTGTCGACAAGCAGATGGAGTTCGACCTGGGCTGGATTGCCGACGGTCTGGAAACCCGCCGTGAAGTGCGGACTCTGCAGGCCAATTACGGCGTCGCCATCGTCGGCCCTGTTCTGAATGCAGTGTCACGCAGCGAAAGCGAGACGAAATACCAGCGTGCGGTCAAAATTACCGAACGCCTGGTGACGCTCGGCTGCACGGTGAATGACGACTTGCCGTACTTCAAGGCGCAGCCCTGA
- a CDS encoding GIY-YIG nuclease family protein — protein MAAYVYVIGSKNKPASRTYVGWTVDPEARLGAHNAGQGAKSTRGRDWQLLYLEKYETRSEAMSREWYLKKDRALRDRLRQALQVDY, from the coding sequence ATGGCAGCCTACGTTTACGTCATCGGATCGAAAAACAAACCGGCGTCCCGGACTTATGTCGGCTGGACGGTCGACCCGGAAGCGCGGCTTGGCGCGCACAACGCCGGGCAAGGCGCGAAAAGCACACGGGGGCGCGACTGGCAGCTTCTGTATCTGGAAAAATACGAGACTCGCAGCGAAGCCATGAGCCGCGAGTGGTATTTGAAAAAAGACCGCGCCCTCAGGGACCGCCTTCGGCAGGCCTTACAGGTCGATTACTGA
- a CDS encoding LysR substrate-binding domain-containing protein gives MLNKTMIFEKSLTLKQLRALAAIVEFGNLSKAAAALNVTTPAVSTQLRNLEENFGTPMLVRGPDGYVDVTPAGQAVLTAVDEIETSLLHCMKRVDALKSGKEGHVILGVVSTGKYYAPSLFVQIREALPDIDLELVVGNRGEIIEKLRNHDVDLAIMGRPPREPVVDAEDLGPHPHLLIAPPGHPLLARKQVQAEDLLKETFLCRELGSGTRILMERYLDRIGEGQPYDKIELGTNETIKQAVIAGLGIALISAHTVIAELESGRLMTIDMQGLPIVRRWFVVHSADRKLTPAATHCRDFVISLNGSFLPHV, from the coding sequence GTGTTAAATAAAACTATGATCTTCGAGAAATCTCTCACCCTCAAACAACTGCGTGCGCTGGCCGCGATCGTGGAGTTCGGTAACCTGTCGAAAGCCGCAGCAGCCTTGAATGTCACGACACCTGCGGTGTCCACCCAACTGCGCAATCTGGAAGAGAATTTCGGCACCCCCATGCTGGTGCGCGGCCCGGACGGCTATGTTGACGTCACGCCGGCAGGGCAGGCGGTATTGACGGCCGTGGACGAGATCGAAACGTCGCTGCTGCACTGTATGAAGCGTGTCGACGCACTCAAATCCGGCAAGGAAGGTCATGTGATTCTGGGTGTCGTCAGTACCGGGAAGTACTACGCGCCCAGTTTGTTTGTTCAGATCAGAGAGGCGCTGCCCGATATCGATCTGGAGTTGGTCGTCGGCAACCGTGGCGAAATCATTGAAAAGCTGCGGAATCACGATGTCGATCTGGCGATCATGGGGCGCCCGCCGCGCGAGCCCGTCGTCGATGCCGAAGACCTTGGGCCGCACCCGCATCTGTTGATTGCCCCGCCGGGCCATCCCCTGCTTGCGCGCAAACAGGTCCAGGCAGAAGATTTGCTGAAAGAGACGTTCCTTTGCCGTGAACTGGGATCCGGGACGCGTATTCTGATGGAACGCTATCTGGACCGGATCGGTGAAGGTCAACCGTACGACAAGATCGAACTGGGGACCAACGAGACCATCAAGCAGGCGGTGATTGCCGGTCTCGGGATTGCGCTTATTTCCGCACATACGGTCATTGCGGAACTGGAAAGCGGCCGGCTCATGACCATCGACATGCAAGGCCTGCCGATTGTCCGTCGCTGGTTTGTCGTGCACAGCGCAGACAGGAAGCTGACGCCTGCCGCGACGCACTGCCGCGATTTTGTCATCAGCCTGAACGGATCGTTCCTGCCGCACGTTTGA
- a CDS encoding class 1 fructose-bisphosphatase: protein MTSKTELDDYLKAHVDSELSTVISAVADVAVQLSARISAGPLGGALGDAAGVNTDGDQQKVLDIEAHEAFVAAFHGTPVRWIASEECETAIEQSSDGKLAVAIDPLDGSSNIDVNVSIGTIFSVFDSGETADETFLRPGSEQLAAGYVIYGPQTAFLLTFGNGVLHFVLEPASHKFVLVSGALQIPSTATEFAINASNFRHWSAPVRAYIDDCLAGDEGPRGKNFNMRWVASLVAEAHRIIIRGGIFLYPADARAGYEKGRLRMVYECAPIAMLVEQAGGQATDGSERILDQVPANLHARSPLVFGSTDKVARVTAYHDLPAAEVSPLFGTRGLFSA, encoded by the coding sequence ATGACATCCAAGACCGAACTGGACGATTACCTGAAGGCGCATGTGGACAGTGAGCTGTCCACCGTCATCTCGGCTGTTGCCGACGTCGCCGTGCAACTCTCCGCCCGCATTTCGGCCGGCCCGCTTGGCGGTGCACTTGGTGATGCCGCCGGTGTAAATACCGATGGTGATCAGCAAAAAGTCCTCGATATCGAAGCGCACGAAGCGTTCGTCGCGGCTTTCCATGGGACACCGGTCCGCTGGATTGCTTCGGAAGAGTGCGAAACGGCCATCGAACAATCGTCTGATGGCAAACTAGCGGTCGCCATCGATCCGCTGGACGGCTCGTCGAATATCGATGTGAATGTTTCCATCGGCACGATTTTCTCGGTTTTCGATTCTGGAGAGACAGCCGACGAGACGTTTCTGCGCCCGGGAAGCGAGCAGCTGGCGGCGGGTTACGTAATCTACGGGCCGCAGACGGCATTCCTTCTCACCTTCGGCAACGGCGTTCTTCATTTTGTACTCGAACCGGCATCGCACAAATTCGTGCTTGTCTCTGGCGCGCTTCAGATCCCGTCGACGGCCACCGAGTTCGCCATCAACGCTTCCAATTTCCGTCATTGGTCAGCGCCTGTGCGGGCTTATATCGACGACTGCCTGGCTGGCGACGAGGGACCACGTGGAAAGAACTTCAACATGCGCTGGGTCGCTTCACTTGTCGCCGAAGCGCACCGGATCATCATACGCGGCGGCATCTTCCTGTATCCGGCGGATGCACGCGCGGGATACGAAAAAGGCCGGTTGCGCATGGTTTATGAATGCGCCCCGATCGCCATGCTGGTCGAACAGGCCGGTGGACAAGCGACGGACGGTTCCGAGCGCATTCTCGACCAGGTTCCCGCAAACCTGCACGCACGCTCACCGCTGGTGTTCGGTTCAACCGACAAGGTCGCCCGCGTGACCGCTTATCACGACCTGCCTGCCGCCGAGGTTTCGCCATTGTTCGGCACACGCGGCCTGTTCAGCGCCTGA
- a CDS encoding phosphoribulokinase: protein MSKKHPIISVTGSSGAGTSTVKHTFDQIFRRENINAVSIEGDAFHRYERAEMKAELDRRLAEGDATFSHFSYEANILEELSEVFRIYGETGKGQTRHYVHDEAESENYGAAPGTFSAWEDFDAGSDLLFYEGLHGAVVTDSVNVAQHADLKIGVVPVINLEWIQKIHRDRAMRGYTTEAVTDTILRRMHAYVHCITPQFTETDINFQRVPVVDTSNPFVARWIPTADESLVVIRFKNPRGIDFAYLSSMIQGSWMSRANSIVIPGGKLDLAMQLILTPMILRLVDQSKRA, encoded by the coding sequence ATGAGCAAAAAGCATCCGATCATTTCCGTAACCGGCTCATCCGGTGCAGGCACATCGACGGTCAAGCATACGTTCGATCAGATATTCCGCCGTGAGAACATCAATGCGGTATCGATCGAAGGCGATGCGTTTCACCGATATGAACGCGCTGAAATGAAAGCCGAGCTGGACAGGCGGCTTGCCGAAGGGGATGCCACATTCAGTCATTTCAGTTATGAGGCCAATATCCTGGAAGAGCTTTCCGAGGTGTTCCGCATCTATGGCGAAACCGGAAAAGGCCAGACACGTCATTACGTACATGATGAAGCGGAATCCGAAAATTATGGCGCAGCACCGGGCACATTTTCCGCATGGGAAGATTTCGATGCCGGGTCAGACCTGCTTTTTTACGAGGGCCTGCACGGTGCGGTCGTCACCGACAGCGTCAATGTCGCGCAGCATGCGGATCTGAAGATCGGGGTGGTGCCGGTCATTAATCTTGAATGGATTCAGAAAATCCACCGAGATCGCGCGATGCGCGGTTACACAACCGAAGCCGTCACCGATACGATCCTGCGCCGTATGCATGCATATGTTCATTGCATCACGCCGCAATTCACCGAGACGGATATCAATTTCCAGCGCGTCCCGGTTGTCGATACCTCGAATCCGTTCGTTGCGCGCTGGATCCCGACAGCCGATGAAAGCCTTGTGGTTATCCGCTTCAAGAACCCGCGTGGCATCGATTTCGCCTATCTGAGCAGCATGATCCAGGGCAGCTGGATGAGCCGTGCAAACTCCATTGTGATCCCCGGCGGCAAGCTGGATCTCGCCATGCAATTGATCCTGACACCGATGATTCTCCGCCTGGTCGATCAATCGAAACGCGCCTGA